A window of Halobacillus naozhouensis genomic DNA:
ATGGCCGACAATCACGTTATCGATCACCGTTGACTGTTCAAATAAATTTGTCGTTTGAAAAGTTCGTGCCACCCCAAGCTCGGCAATTTTATTGGGGGGAAGTTTCGTAATGTCTTTATCGTTATAAAGCACTTGCCCCGAGCTTGGCGAATGTGTACCACTAATCAAATTAAAAAATGTTGACTTCCCCGCCCCATTCGGACCAATGATTGCATTGATTTTCCCTTTTTCAATTGAAAAATCAACCTGATTTACAGCAACTAACCCACCAAATTGCTTCGTTAACTGTTTCGTTTCCAAGAACAAAACTATCCCTCCTTCACCTTTTTCTCAGACGTCTGCTCATGAACATAAGCATCTTTCCCCTTCTTCTGCTTTCTTGAAGGCGTTTGTTTCTTTTTACTCGCCAGTTTCGTCATCCAGTCATGAAGAGCTCCCGCGATTCCTCTCGGATAAAAAATGATCAGGAGCGTTAAGAGCGGTCCGAAGATCAGCATCCGATAATCCTGCAGAAATTGCAGGGACTGGGATACGGTAACAACTAAGAAGGTGCCGACAATTGGACCGGCCAGGGTACCGATTCCTCCCACAAGCAAGTAGGTCAGCAAATCAAAAACAATCGTAATGTAGGCAATATCTGGGCCGAGAAATCGGATGAATGAAGCATACAAGGCGCCGGCAAGCCCTGCAAAAAAAGTAGACAGTACAAAGGCCAGCAGCTTGGCTTTCATCGTTGAAATCCCGATCGTCTGGGCTAGTTCTTCACTATTTCGAATGGCGATGAAGGCGCGTCCAGACAGTGAATGAATAATTCGGTACATCACAAAGATGGTTAGTAAAAGAAAAAATAGGATGAGATAGTATTGTGAGAGTGGATTCTGGAAGGAAATTGGACCAATGCTTGCAGGTGCGGGAATACCAATCAAGCCGCGTACCCCTCCTGTTAAGCCATCCCATTTGTCAATAACGAGATAAATAATGTAACCGACACATAGTGTATAAATGGCAAAGAAGTGTTCTTTCGTCCTTAAAGCAACAAGGCCGACTAAAAAGCCGATTGCGCTCGTAATCACACAAGCTAGGACGAAGGCGAGCCAGTAATTAAGTCCAGCTTTAACCGTTAACAACCCTAACGAGTAAGCGCCGATGGCAAAAAATCCTGCCTGGGCTAATGATAAATACCCTGTATACCCTGCTAGTAAATTTAGTCCGTAAACAGCAATCATCCAAATAAACGCCAAGGTCAGGATGTGAAGCATATAAAGATTCGAGGTGATAAATGGAAACACACACGCCGCGGCAATTAACCCGACGATCGTAATTCTTTTTCCTAGAAGTGATGTCATTAGAATCCCTCCCTGGAAAATAATCCTTTAGGCTTGATGGATAAAATCACAACTAACAAAACAAATGCAATGATGTCACTATATTCACCCGAAATATACGTAGCCCCAAGGCTTTCGCTGAACCCGATAATGTAACCGCCGATAATCGCTCCAGGGATACTGCCCATCCCGCCAAGGATAATGATGACAAATGCTTTTAAAATAACGAGGTGTCCCATCCCAGGAAAAACGAGATTAATAGGTGCAGACAGGGAAGCGGCGATCGCGGCCAAACCTCCGGAGATCATAAACGTTAACATGGCGACTTTGTTTGTATTAATGCCTACAAGGTGAGCGCCTTCGCGATTTTGCGCCATGGCAATAATCGTTGAGCCGATGAAGGTCTTTTTCAAAAACAAGTACAGAAATATCATGACAGAGATGGCTCCAACGTTAATCAGAATTCGCTGCATCGTAAACGTGACGCCGAATACATTGATCACCTGGCCATAAGGGGTGTCCATGGAGCGATAATCGGCTCCCCAAATGATCTGAGCCAATGCTTCGAGAAATAGCAGTATCCCGATGGCTGCAATTTTGTCATGGATTGGAGGAGCATCGCGTAACGGATGAAATACTAATCGATCCATTAAAACACCCAGTATTCCAACGACGAGTACGGAAATGGCGATCGCGAGCCAATAGTGAAATCCCCATAACAGCATCGTGGTTAAGGTGACATAGGCTCCGAGCATATACAACGCGCCATGAGCAAAGTTAGGAATATGAAGAATTCCATATACGAGGGTTAATCCTAATGCAACAAGACTGTAGACACTTCCAATGGTTAACCCATTAAACAATTGCTGGATTAAAATATCCATACAGCTTTCCCCCTTTCTAAATATGCAAGGTCAGATTCACTGCAGCACCTTTTATCGGAGGAAGATCCTCTGACCTTATGCAAACTGTGTCAGGCAAGCGGTCTTATTTATTCAGCTTTTCTACCTTGTCCTGCTCCTGTTCCTGGAGCTTACGCCAAAGAATTTTGCCACTATTTGTCGTTGGAAACTCCTTTTTAAACTCAACAAGCCGAGGATATTTGTATGCCGCCATATGCTGCTTGGCCCATTCAATAATGTCCTGCTCTGATATTTGTCCCGCAAACTGATCGTGCAAAATGACAAAAGCTTTGATGTTCTCGCCCTTGCGCGGATCCGGAACGCCCACTACACATGCCTGCTTAATCGCTTCATGGTCATACAAATGTGATTCCACCTCGGTTGGCCAGACGTTATAACCTGAAGCGTTGATCATTCGTTTGACCCGGTCGACCATAAAGTAATACCCTTCCTCATCAACACGTCCAATATCGCCCGTTCGGAAAAACGATTTGCCCTCGATTTCAATAAACGCACTCTCATTTTCGTCTTCACGATTGTAGTAGCCGACCATGATTTGCGGACCATGAACGACAATTTCCCCGATTTCACCGGTGGCCACTTCTTCCTGTGTAGCCGGATCAATGATGCGGGAATCAACATCAAAAGAAGGGATGCCTAAACATTGCATTTTCGGGCGATCAGGTGGATTAAAGTGCGTTTGTGCAATTGTCTCCGATAGACCGTACCCTTCTGCAAATTCCAACCCAGTTAAGTGGTAAAGCTTTTCTCCAATGGCTTTCGGGACAGCTGCTCCTCCTCCAGAAATACCCTGCAAGGAAGTTAAATCCTCAGACTTTACGTCAGGATTAGCGAGAAAATCGATAAGCATCGTACTGATCGTTACCCAGTGAGTGCATTGCTGTTCCTTGATCAGTTTTCGGGCCGTTTCACGATCCCAACGTGTCATCAGCACCATCGTACTGCCCGCAAAAATCGGCATATGCATGCTGTGTACCATGCCCGTTACATGGAACAGGGGAAGTGTGGCCAGGCTCTTAGAGCGGGTCGTTGAACGTGACCAATAGAACGCACCAACAGTGTTGGCCTGAACGGTTCGGCTTGTATGCATGCAGCCTTTTGGAAGCCCGGTAGTCCCCGACGTATAAGGCAGCACAGCCAGGTCATCCGCTCCAGACGTAAACTCCTCTGGCTGAATCCCTTGCTGTATAACCTCCTTCCATAAGTGGTATTCATGCTCGAACGTTTTCCTTTTTGCAGCGACTTCGGCTGGCAGCTCCCCGTCAAACCGATCCCCTATATAATCCGAATAGGCAGCCAGTACTACATGTTTTAGTGCGGTCGTTTCAAGTAAAGGATGAACCTCTTCGATCAGCTCCTGACCGATCAGGCCAGTGGTAATACCACAGTCCTTTACATAGAATTCCAGTTCATTCGCCTTCAGCATAGGATTGATCGGCACTACAACAGCCCCGGCGCGCAGAATCGCATAATAGCTGATAACGAACTGAGGTGAATTTTGCATAAAAAGCAAAATCTTCTCACCCTCGGAAACTTGCAAATCCTGCTGCAAATACCCAGCTAATGCATCTACTTCCTCTAGCAATTGATGATAGGTTAAGGTATAGCCGTAGTAATAAATCGCCTCATGGTCAGGATAGCGAACCGCTGAAACACTGAGATTATCATAGAGCGAAGTCTCAGGTACCGTGATTGACTTCGTTAACTTTGGCCAGAATTCAAAGTGGCTAGTCTGCATGAGATCTCTCCTTTGTTGATAGAATCACAATATTGTAAACGCTATCATTTTTGAATATAATTAATATTCAGTTAATTTGAATGGATAGCTTTACTCTTTCTTACTTAATCAGCCAGCCTCCGTCTACTAACAGATCTGATCCTGTCATGTAAGACGCTTCCTGTGAAGCCGCAAACGTAATAACGCGGGCGATTTCTTCCGGCTTTCCCACCCGACTTAGAGCTGTATTTCGCTGAATCGCTTCTTCAAATCGTTTGTTTTTCAATCCCTCAGCAGTTAAAGGCGTTTCTGCAAACCCCGGTGAAACTGAATTGACGCGGATCCCGTGTGGTGCAAACTCTAAGGCAAGCGCTTTTGTAAAATTAATCACAGCCGCTTTAGACGAGCTGTAATGAGGGATTTTCGCTCCTGCCTTATGGCCGGACAACGAAGCTACATTCACAATAGCGCGGTTGGCTGCAGGATCCGTCTGCCCTGCGTTTTCACTAGCTTCAATCATCACTGGCCCCAGCACTTTCGAGACAAGAAATACACTTTTCACATTGGTTTCCTGGATGCGGTCCCATTCATCAGCATCCATGTCTAAGATGGAAGATTTCCCTGAAGAACCGGCGTTATTTACGACCACATGAAGATCCCCATATTCCTGCTTGATCAACTTCCCAAGCTGTTCCATCTCTTCTTCTTTTGTAACATCTGCTTGAAAGACCGTGGCCGCAGGTTCCGCTGCCGAACTGTTTATGGCATCCACAACCCTTTCCAGTTTCGAGCGAGTTCGTCCGACGAGAATGACCTTTGCCCCTTCATTTGCCAGTTGAATCGCTGTTTGTTCTCCAATGCCGCTTCCCGCACCGGTAACAACAGCAATGGCGTTCTTAAATCTACCCATTGATTCTCCTCCCTTCCTTACACCATTCGGCCTAATTGGTAACGAGGCGTCCCGTTAATATCTCCCTGAGGTCTTCGGATATCGGTTCACTTTTTTGCTCCTTGTAATTGAAACAAACGATCGCTGCTTCTGCCTTAGCGATGACAACTCCACTATCCGCTGCCTTAATCTCGTGATGGAATCGAAAACTTTTCGTCCCTACATAGGATATCCATGTCGACACCTTCAGTATTTGTCCAAAATACGCCTGGCTCAGGAAATCACACTTCGTTGAAGCGATAATGAACCGGCCTAACGTTTCTGAATGATCCGGTAAAACGTCTTCAAAGAACTTCCCCCGCGCTTCCTCTAAATAGATGAAGTAGCTCGTATTGTTAACGTGGCCGGCCGTATCGGTTTCACAAAATCTCACTCTAACCTCGCATTCATGGTTCACTGCCTTTCCCTCCTTCCACAAGCTGACCAACCGGTTGGTATCCTAATGGGACAAGAACTCCCTGGGGACGTTACTTTTGGCTAATCAGCTTGATTGATTCCGTTTAAAATCATTTCCAGGTAAATCGTCGTTAATTCTTCTTCCGACACGTCACCTTCAGGGTTGAACCAATAATAACTCCAGTTCGCTACTCCAAGAATACCGCGGGTAATCATATCAGGGTTCAAATCATGTTTAAACACGCCCTTGCTGATCCCCTCCTCTACCACGGCTTGTAAGTTTTTGCGAAACTGATCGCGCTTTGTCATCGTCTGTTCGAGGTACTCAGGGCCGAGGTTTCGCATCTCGCGAAAGAATATCCTGGCACTGCCTCTGCGCCCCCTAATGCTGTGAATCAACATATACACGATGTCCCGCAGCTTCGCATGGCTGTCTTTTGATGCATCGTGAATAATCTCCTCCTGCTGACTCAGCAAATATTCGATAAAATTAAGATGAATATCTCTTAGCAGCTCTTGTTTACTTTTGAAATAGTAATAGTACGTTCCCTTCGTGACGCTGAGATCATCGACAATATCTTGAATAGATGTTTCCGTGAAGCCCTTTTTATCAAATAAATGAATGCATGTATCGATAATTTTCTGTTTCATATCCGCTGTCCTCCCCACTTAGGAATGATATCAAATTATATCATACCTCAAGGACACTTAGCTCCATCCT
This region includes:
- a CDS encoding branched-chain amino acid ABC transporter permease; amino-acid sequence: MTSLLGKRITIVGLIAAACVFPFITSNLYMLHILTLAFIWMIAVYGLNLLAGYTGYLSLAQAGFFAIGAYSLGLLTVKAGLNYWLAFVLACVITSAIGFLVGLVALRTKEHFFAIYTLCVGYIIYLVIDKWDGLTGGVRGLIGIPAPASIGPISFQNPLSQYYLILFFLLLTIFVMYRIIHSLSGRAFIAIRNSEELAQTIGISTMKAKLLAFVLSTFFAGLAGALYASFIRFLGPDIAYITIVFDLLTYLLVGGIGTLAGPIVGTFLVVTVSQSLQFLQDYRMLIFGPLLTLLIIFYPRGIAGALHDWMTKLASKKKQTPSRKQKKGKDAYVHEQTSEKKVKEG
- a CDS encoding branched-chain amino acid ABC transporter permease, whose amino-acid sequence is MDILIQQLFNGLTIGSVYSLVALGLTLVYGILHIPNFAHGALYMLGAYVTLTTMLLWGFHYWLAIAISVLVVGILGVLMDRLVFHPLRDAPPIHDKIAAIGILLFLEALAQIIWGADYRSMDTPYGQVINVFGVTFTMQRILINVGAISVMIFLYLFLKKTFIGSTIIAMAQNREGAHLVGINTNKVAMLTFMISGGLAAIAASLSAPINLVFPGMGHLVILKAFVIIILGGMGSIPGAIIGGYIIGFSESLGATYISGEYSDIIAFVLLVVILSIKPKGLFSREGF
- a CDS encoding long-chain fatty acid--CoA ligase, whose protein sequence is MQTSHFEFWPKLTKSITVPETSLYDNLSVSAVRYPDHEAIYYYGYTLTYHQLLEEVDALAGYLQQDLQVSEGEKILLFMQNSPQFVISYYAILRAGAVVVPINPMLKANELEFYVKDCGITTGLIGQELIEEVHPLLETTALKHVVLAAYSDYIGDRFDGELPAEVAAKRKTFEHEYHLWKEVIQQGIQPEEFTSGADDLAVLPYTSGTTGLPKGCMHTSRTVQANTVGAFYWSRSTTRSKSLATLPLFHVTGMVHSMHMPIFAGSTMVLMTRWDRETARKLIKEQQCTHWVTISTMLIDFLANPDVKSEDLTSLQGISGGGAAVPKAIGEKLYHLTGLEFAEGYGLSETIAQTHFNPPDRPKMQCLGIPSFDVDSRIIDPATQEEVATGEIGEIVVHGPQIMVGYYNREDENESAFIEIEGKSFFRTGDIGRVDEEGYYFMVDRVKRMINASGYNVWPTEVESHLYDHEAIKQACVVGVPDPRKGENIKAFVILHDQFAGQISEQDIIEWAKQHMAAYKYPRLVEFKKEFPTTNSGKILWRKLQEQEQDKVEKLNK
- a CDS encoding SDR family NAD(P)-dependent oxidoreductase, encoding MGRFKNAIAVVTGAGSGIGEQTAIQLANEGAKVILVGRTRSKLERVVDAINSSAAEPAATVFQADVTKEEEMEQLGKLIKQEYGDLHVVVNNAGSSGKSSILDMDADEWDRIQETNVKSVFLVSKVLGPVMIEASENAGQTDPAANRAIVNVASLSGHKAGAKIPHYSSSKAAVINFTKALALEFAPHGIRVNSVSPGFAETPLTAEGLKNKRFEEAIQRNTALSRVGKPEEIARVITFAASQEASYMTGSDLLVDGGWLIK
- a CDS encoding acyl-CoA thioesterase, encoding MNHECEVRVRFCETDTAGHVNNTSYFIYLEEARGKFFEDVLPDHSETLGRFIIASTKCDFLSQAYFGQILKVSTWISYVGTKSFRFHHEIKAADSGVVIAKAEAAIVCFNYKEQKSEPISEDLREILTGRLVTN
- a CDS encoding TetR/AcrR family transcriptional regulator; translated protein: MKQKIIDTCIHLFDKKGFTETSIQDIVDDLSVTKGTYYYYFKSKQELLRDIHLNFIEYLLSQQEEIIHDASKDSHAKLRDIVYMLIHSIRGRRGSARIFFREMRNLGPEYLEQTMTKRDQFRKNLQAVVEEGISKGVFKHDLNPDMITRGILGVANWSYYWFNPEGDVSEEELTTIYLEMILNGINQAD